The following coding sequences lie in one uncultured Mailhella sp. genomic window:
- a CDS encoding amino acid ABC transporter ATP-binding protein yields the protein MTNANNAEPIIRIEHVWKFFGELPALQDVSLHVWQGQRVVIIGPSGSGKSTLLRSINRLEEINSGLIAVDGIDVNDPNNDINKIRQNLGMVFQQFNLFPHKTVLQNLTMAPCKLRGMPRKDAEELALSLLNKVGISDKANVYPAMLSGGQQQRVAIARALAMQPELMLFDEPTSALDPEMVGEVLDVMVNLARDGMTMICVTHEMGFARTVADVVVFMDKGQILEVGSPEDIFERPQHPRLQQFLNQVL from the coding sequence ATGACAAACGCAAATAATGCGGAGCCCATCATCCGCATCGAACACGTGTGGAAGTTCTTTGGCGAACTGCCCGCGCTCCAGGACGTCTCCCTGCACGTGTGGCAGGGCCAGCGCGTGGTCATCATCGGCCCGTCCGGTTCCGGCAAGTCCACCCTGCTGCGCTCCATCAACAGGCTTGAGGAGATAAACAGCGGACTCATCGCCGTGGACGGCATCGACGTCAACGATCCGAACAACGACATCAACAAGATACGGCAGAATCTGGGCATGGTGTTCCAGCAGTTCAATCTGTTCCCGCACAAGACCGTGCTGCAGAACCTCACCATGGCTCCGTGCAAGCTGCGCGGCATGCCCAGAAAGGACGCCGAGGAACTTGCGCTCTCGCTGCTCAACAAGGTGGGCATCAGCGACAAGGCGAACGTGTATCCCGCCATGCTCTCGGGCGGCCAGCAGCAGCGCGTGGCCATAGCCCGCGCGCTCGCCATGCAGCCGGAACTCATGCTCTTCGACGAACCTACCTCGGCGCTTGATCCCGAAATGGTGGGCGAAGTGCTGGACGTCATGGTGAACCTCGCCCGCGACGGCATGACCATGATATGCGTCACCCACGAAATGGGCTTTGCCCGCACCGTGGCCGACGTGGTGGTGTTCATGGACAAGGGGCAGATTCTTGAAGTGGGTTCGCCGGAAGACATCTTTGAACGTCCGCAGCATCCGCGCCTTCAGCAGTTTTTGAATCAGGTGCTCTGA
- the glpK gene encoding glycerol kinase GlpK produces the protein MAKYIMALDAGTTSNRCILFNEKGETCSVAQKEFTQYFPHPGWVEHDAMEIWLTQYAVAAEALAKIDATAEDIAAIGITNQRETTIVWDKETGEPINHAIVWQDRRTAEYCDSLRAKGLTESFRAKTGLVIDPYFSGTKIRWILENVPGAREKAEAGQLLFGTVETWLIWKLTGGKVHITDYSNAARTMLFNIVDLKWDEEIMAEMGIPACMLPEARPSSCVYGETVQELFGGVIPIAGAAGDQQAALFGQTCFEPGEAKNTYGTGCFMLMNTGEKPIFSKNGLVTTIAWGLDGKVNYALEGSIFVAGSAIQWLRDQLRVLDAASDSEYFASKVSDTNGCYVVPAFTGLGAPHWDPYARGAIVGLTRGVNRYHIIRATLESLAYQTYEVLGAMEADSGIKMTSLKVDGGASANDLLMQMQADINQAPVNRPVCVETTAMGAAYLAGLAVGYWKNKEDVIRNWASDKVFGPKITRVERDKKVRGWKKAVRCAYDWARDED, from the coding sequence ATGGCCAAGTATATCATGGCGCTGGATGCGGGTACCACGTCGAACCGCTGCATCCTGTTCAACGAAAAAGGGGAGACCTGCAGCGTCGCGCAGAAGGAGTTCACCCAGTATTTTCCGCATCCGGGCTGGGTTGAGCACGACGCCATGGAAATATGGCTCACCCAGTATGCCGTGGCGGCCGAAGCCCTGGCGAAAATAGATGCCACCGCCGAGGATATTGCCGCCATCGGCATCACCAACCAGCGCGAGACCACCATAGTGTGGGACAAGGAAACGGGAGAGCCCATCAATCACGCCATCGTGTGGCAGGACCGCCGCACCGCCGAATATTGCGACAGCCTGCGCGCCAAGGGACTCACCGAGTCCTTCCGCGCCAAGACGGGCCTTGTCATTGATCCGTATTTTTCCGGCACGAAGATCCGCTGGATTCTGGAAAACGTGCCCGGCGCCCGCGAGAAGGCCGAAGCCGGACAGCTGCTCTTCGGCACCGTGGAAACCTGGCTCATCTGGAAGCTCACCGGCGGCAAGGTGCATATTACCGACTACTCCAACGCCGCGCGCACCATGCTTTTCAACATCGTCGATCTGAAGTGGGACGAGGAAATCATGGCCGAGATGGGCATTCCTGCGTGCATGCTGCCCGAGGCGCGTCCGTCGAGCTGCGTGTACGGCGAAACCGTGCAGGAACTCTTCGGCGGGGTGATTCCCATTGCCGGCGCGGCGGGCGATCAGCAGGCCGCGCTCTTCGGTCAGACCTGCTTTGAGCCCGGCGAGGCCAAGAACACCTACGGCACGGGCTGCTTCATGCTCATGAACACCGGCGAGAAGCCCATCTTCTCCAAGAACGGACTGGTCACCACCATCGCCTGGGGTCTGGACGGCAAGGTCAACTACGCGCTGGAAGGCTCCATTTTCGTGGCGGGTTCGGCCATTCAGTGGCTGCGCGATCAGCTGCGCGTCCTGGATGCGGCTTCCGATTCCGAATACTTTGCCAGCAAGGTGAGCGACACCAACGGCTGCTATGTGGTGCCGGCCTTCACCGGACTCGGCGCTCCGCACTGGGATCCCTACGCCCGCGGAGCCATCGTGGGCCTGACCCGCGGCGTGAACCGCTATCACATCATCCGCGCCACGCTGGAATCCCTGGCCTATCAGACCTACGAGGTGCTGGGAGCCATGGAAGCCGATTCCGGCATCAAGATGACCTCCCTCAAGGTGGACGGCGGCGCTTCTGCCAACGATCTGCTCATGCAGATGCAGGCCGACATCAACCAGGCTCCCGTCAACCGCCCCGTGTGCGTGGAAACCACGGCCATGGGCGCGGCGTATCTGGCCGGTCTGGCCGTGGGATACTGGAAGAACAAGGAAGACGTCATCCGCAACTGGGCCAGCGACAAGGTGTTCGGCCCCAAGATCACCCGCGTGGAGCGCGACAAGAAGGTGCGCGGCTGGAAGAAGGCCGTCAGGTGCGCCTACGACTGGGCCCGCGACGAGGACTAG
- a CDS encoding MIP/aquaporin family protein, producing the protein MPYLAEFFGTMILILLGDGVVANVNLNRSGMKGAGAVQITFAWGLAVMLPAFTFGAASGAHFNPALTVALAAGGYFSWSMVPGYCIAQMAGAFVGACLVYALFKDQFDATDDPSIKRGVFCTSPAVPNRFRNMLSEIIGTFVLVFAILGLNQVPNMPGGVNYILVFGIIVSIGMSLGGLTGYAINPARDLGPRLAHTVLPIRGKGSSHWDYAVVPLIGPMIGGLIAVCLYNLLPWMK; encoded by the coding sequence ATGCCGTATCTTGCTGAATTTTTTGGAACGATGATTCTGATTCTTCTCGGTGACGGCGTTGTGGCCAACGTCAATCTGAACAGATCCGGCATGAAGGGAGCCGGAGCCGTGCAGATAACCTTTGCCTGGGGCCTGGCGGTCATGCTTCCGGCGTTCACCTTCGGCGCGGCGTCCGGCGCGCACTTCAATCCCGCGCTCACCGTGGCGCTCGCTGCGGGCGGCTATTTCAGCTGGAGCATGGTGCCCGGCTACTGCATCGCGCAGATGGCCGGAGCCTTTGTCGGCGCGTGCCTCGTATATGCGCTGTTCAAGGATCAGTTCGACGCCACCGACGATCCCAGCATCAAGCGCGGCGTGTTCTGCACCTCGCCTGCGGTTCCCAACCGTTTCCGCAACATGCTCAGTGAAATCATCGGAACATTCGTGCTGGTCTTTGCCATCCTGGGCCTCAATCAGGTGCCCAACATGCCCGGCGGCGTGAACTACATTCTGGTGTTCGGCATCATCGTGTCCATCGGCATGAGCCTCGGCGGGCTCACCGGCTACGCCATCAATCCCGCCCGCGACCTCGGGCCGCGCCTTGCGCACACCGTGCTGCCCATACGCGGCAAGGGAAGCTCGCACTGGGATTACGCCGTGGTGCCGCTTATCGGCCCCATGATCGGCGGTCTCATCGCCGTGTGCCTGTACAACCTGCTGCCCTGGATGAAGTAG
- a CDS encoding amidase family protein — protein sequence MAASNIFEKSIPELEAQMRNGSLTSEQLTRYYLRRIQVYDGCLNSMITINPAALEVARQKDAERASGKAVGPLHGIPIVLKDNYDTIDMKTTSGALAFKDLQPNRDAFTVQKLREAGAVIIGKANLTELANHGMTVSSMGGQTLNPYDLTRTPGGSSGGTGAAVAANFAAAGTGSDTVNSIRSPSSANSLVGIRPTRGLVSRTGISPCSEFQDQGGPIARCVTDAAILLGVMAGYDPADASTAVMKDKKIPDYTRALSGNAVKGRKIALLATNLGHDPDVRRVMETAVRDFKALGADVVTVDIPELRVSDLIKNNDVQRWEQSISLDNYLKELGKAAPVKNTREYVATGLITPSVAGDMAAKAAEVNPADNPEYKARLAQNARLHDFVVKYMADHDIDAFLYPLQSILVVQTNDKRGQAERNGLMASVTGLPAITLPGGFSSVTPTAPQGVPVGVELMGAPFSEELLIGMGHAYEQATRHRKAPVAFPDLDFSSVSVD from the coding sequence ATGGCTGCTTCCAATATTTTTGAAAAGAGCATTCCCGAGCTTGAAGCGCAAATGCGCAACGGTTCCCTGACTTCCGAACAGCTCACCCGATACTATCTGCGCCGCATCCAGGTGTACGACGGCTGCCTCAACTCCATGATCACCATCAACCCCGCCGCCCTTGAGGTCGCCAGACAGAAGGACGCCGAAAGAGCATCAGGCAAGGCCGTCGGTCCGCTGCACGGCATTCCCATCGTGCTCAAGGACAACTACGACACCATCGACATGAAGACCACCAGCGGCGCGCTGGCCTTCAAGGATCTGCAACCGAACCGCGACGCCTTCACCGTTCAGAAGCTCCGCGAGGCCGGAGCCGTCATCATAGGCAAGGCCAACCTCACGGAACTGGCCAACCACGGCATGACCGTCAGTTCCATGGGCGGTCAGACCCTCAACCCCTACGATCTCACGCGCACGCCCGGCGGCTCCTCCGGCGGCACCGGAGCAGCTGTGGCCGCCAACTTCGCCGCGGCCGGAACCGGTTCCGACACGGTGAACTCCATCCGTTCGCCATCCAGCGCCAACAGCCTGGTAGGCATACGTCCCACTCGCGGACTCGTCAGCCGCACGGGCATTTCTCCCTGCTCGGAATTTCAGGATCAGGGCGGCCCCATCGCCCGCTGCGTGACCGACGCCGCCATTCTGCTCGGCGTCATGGCCGGCTATGATCCCGCCGACGCCTCCACCGCCGTCATGAAGGACAAAAAGATTCCCGACTATACCCGCGCCCTCAGCGGCAACGCCGTCAAGGGCAGAAAAATCGCCCTTCTCGCCACCAATCTCGGCCACGATCCCGACGTGCGCCGCGTCATGGAAACCGCCGTACGCGACTTCAAGGCTCTCGGCGCCGACGTAGTGACCGTGGACATTCCCGAACTTCGGGTTTCCGATCTCATCAAGAACAACGACGTGCAGCGCTGGGAACAGAGTATTTCTCTCGACAACTATCTGAAGGAACTCGGCAAGGCCGCTCCCGTCAAGAATACGAGGGAATACGTGGCCACGGGCCTGATCACGCCCTCCGTGGCCGGGGACATGGCCGCCAAGGCCGCCGAAGTCAATCCGGCCGACAACCCGGAATACAAGGCCCGTCTTGCCCAAAACGCCCGTCTGCATGACTTTGTCGTGAAGTACATGGCCGATCACGACATCGACGCCTTCCTGTATCCGCTGCAGTCCATCCTCGTGGTGCAGACCAACGACAAGCGCGGTCAGGCCGAACGCAACGGTCTCATGGCTTCCGTCACCGGACTTCCGGCCATCACGCTGCCCGGCGGATTCTCCTCCGTCACGCCCACCGCTCCCCAGGGCGTGCCCGTCGGCGTGGAGCTCATGGGCGCTCCCTTCAGCGAAGAACTTCTCATAGGCATGGGCCATGCCTACGAACAGGCCACCAGACACCGCAAAGCGCCGGTTGCCTTCCCGGATCTGGACTTCTCCTCCGTATCCGTGGACTAG
- a CDS encoding HPP family protein: MTSVLKKMRGGGETPPRVCGKEILLSWFGSCLSIALIALLERYVTRSTGFPLLIGSFGASAVLAFGAIQSPLAQPRNLVGGHFVSALTGVTVGLLFPDTVWLAACLAVSTAIAVMLMTGTLHPPGGATALIAVTGGEGIRQLGYWYALVPCLAGACIMLFIALIANNIPHSRRYPLYWW; encoded by the coding sequence ATGACCAGCGTACTGAAAAAAATGCGCGGAGGCGGAGAAACGCCGCCCCGCGTCTGCGGAAAGGAAATTCTGCTCTCCTGGTTCGGAAGCTGCCTTTCCATCGCCCTTATCGCCCTTCTGGAGCGCTACGTGACCAGAAGCACGGGGTTTCCCCTGCTCATCGGCTCGTTCGGAGCTTCGGCTGTGCTCGCCTTCGGCGCCATCCAGAGCCCCCTGGCACAGCCCCGCAATCTGGTGGGCGGTCACTTCGTTTCCGCGCTCACCGGCGTCACCGTGGGCCTGCTCTTTCCCGACACCGTCTGGCTTGCAGCCTGCCTTGCCGTGTCCACGGCCATCGCCGTCATGCTCATGACCGGCACTCTCCATCCGCCCGGAGGCGCCACGGCCCTCATCGCCGTGACCGGCGGCGAAGGCATCCGTCAGCTCGGCTACTGGTACGCGCTGGTTCCCTGCCTTGCCGGAGCCTGCATCATGCTGTTCATCGCCCTCATCGCGAACAACATTCCCCATTCGCGCCGCTATCCCCTCTACTGGTGGTGA
- a CDS encoding GNAT family N-acetyltransferase — protein MSENGNVRLVRAASEELRDLMRALQEAFAPAVREAFGPRDYGPIPPDEDVWASFRAPGAQVYHIVRNEERVGGAVVRIHEKSGCNALELFFISPAFHGMGLGLAAWRAMEAMYPQTKVWETVTPYFEKRNIHFYVNRCGFHIVEFFNAHHRDPALAAPLCPDGLPLPGMDEYFRFRKIMGGVEASDSTPGAESAEGCPAS, from the coding sequence ATGTCGGAGAACGGAAACGTGCGTCTGGTCAGGGCTGCTTCGGAAGAGCTGCGCGACTTGATGAGGGCGTTGCAGGAAGCCTTTGCGCCTGCCGTGCGCGAAGCATTCGGGCCGAGGGATTATGGCCCCATACCTCCGGATGAGGACGTGTGGGCGTCGTTCCGCGCGCCCGGAGCGCAGGTGTACCATATCGTTCGGAACGAGGAGCGCGTCGGCGGAGCGGTGGTCAGGATTCATGAGAAAAGCGGATGCAACGCTCTGGAGCTTTTCTTCATTTCTCCGGCCTTTCACGGCATGGGGCTGGGGCTTGCCGCCTGGCGGGCCATGGAAGCCATGTATCCGCAGACCAAGGTTTGGGAAACCGTGACGCCGTACTTTGAAAAGCGCAACATTCATTTTTACGTGAACAGGTGCGGATTTCACATTGTGGAATTTTTCAATGCGCATCATCGGGATCCCGCCCTGGCTGCGCCGCTGTGCCCGGACGGTCTGCCTCTACCGGGCATGGACGAGTATTTCCGCTTTCGGAAAATCATGGGCGGCGTGGAGGCGTCGGATTCGACGCCCGGAGCAGAGTCCGCCGAAGGTTGTCCGGCAAGCTGA
- a CDS encoding YitT family protein: MLFSWKDDSKTILVVCLASLLMALNINTFVQTGGLYPGGATGLTILIQRLSERFLNISLSFAVVNFLLNMIPIYIGFRYIGKKFTLYSCLMIVLTGLLTDLLPSYIITYDTLLISIFGGIINGFSISLCLRMDTTSGGTDFIAIYLSQRKGIDAWNVVLYFNVVLLVVAGFVFGWDKALYSIIFQYTTTQVVHTLYKRYQKKTLFIVTDNPQEVCEVIYATSRHGATILRGEGSFHLKERSLVYSVVSSDESKKVVHAVRKVDPHSFINTIKTQDLAGLFYQRPTL, translated from the coding sequence ATGCTCTTCAGCTGGAAAGACGACTCCAAGACCATTCTCGTCGTGTGCCTGGCCTCGCTGCTCATGGCGCTCAACATCAACACCTTCGTGCAGACAGGCGGACTCTATCCCGGCGGCGCGACAGGTCTCACCATTCTCATTCAGCGGCTTTCGGAACGTTTTCTGAACATCTCCCTGTCCTTTGCCGTGGTCAACTTTCTGCTGAACATGATACCCATCTATATCGGGTTCCGCTACATCGGCAAAAAGTTCACCCTCTATTCCTGCCTGATGATCGTGCTCACCGGTCTGCTGACCGATCTTCTTCCTTCCTACATCATCACCTACGACACGCTGCTCATCAGCATTTTCGGCGGCATCATCAACGGCTTTTCCATCAGCCTCTGCCTGCGCATGGACACCACGAGCGGCGGCACGGACTTCATCGCCATCTATCTTTCCCAGCGCAAGGGCATAGACGCCTGGAACGTCGTGCTCTACTTCAACGTTGTTCTTCTCGTCGTGGCCGGCTTCGTCTTCGGCTGGGACAAGGCCCTCTATTCCATCATCTTCCAGTACACCACCACGCAGGTCGTCCACACGCTCTACAAGCGCTATCAGAAAAAAACGCTCTTCATCGTCACGGACAATCCGCAGGAAGTGTGCGAAGTCATCTATGCCACCTCCCGCCACGGCGCGACCATCCTCAGAGGCGAAGGTTCCTTCCACCTCAAGGAACGCAGCCTCGTCTATTCCGTGGTGTCCAGCGACGAAAGCAAGAAGGTCGTGCACGCCGTCCGGAAGGTCGATCCCCATTCCTTCATCAACACCATAAAAACCCAGGACCTCGCCGGGCTCTTCTATCAGCGTCCCACCCTGTAA
- a CDS encoding cation-translocating P-type ATPase: protein MTTTDMLSIWRDFKTELIFLMLSGLSLLASMLVPEGFPVDPAWVAIVLCGVPIVKEAVVGLVTAFDVKADVLVATALVASVIIGEDFAAGEVAFIMQLGSLLEEVTTARARAGIEKLIRLSPQTARLLKDGREIMTPAKDVREGDALRVLPGETVPADGVILRGQSSVDQALLTGESLPVDKAEGDEVYSGTVNRYGSFDMKATRSGTDGSIQRMIRLVQSADAGKAKVVRLADRWATWIVAGAFSAALATWLVTGEIIRAVTILVVFCPCSLVLATPTAIVAAIGNLTRHGMLVRQGDALERLADAEICAFDKTGTLTLGEPRVRAACSLRPDLSDRELHRLCAGAERRSEHPLGRAVVQGFGEEEQIPDGENFQMIPGRGVRCTVEGRRVAAGSAAFLAAEGAVPTEEDVARASEFVNEGCTVVWIAADGRPAGFIALSDMPRAEAAQTVRALKDAGVRPVLLTGDHAGAARHTARELGIEDWHAECLPEDKMRFMDEHARVCMIGDGVNDAPALKKAHVGMAMGGMGSDIAVDAADIVLVRDGIGEVPHAFLLSRRMMKAIRFNLTFSMALNFAAIVLAAVGALNPVTGALVHNAGSVAVVLHSALLLRWEKKSV, encoded by the coding sequence ATGACGACAACGGACATGCTCTCGATCTGGCGCGACTTCAAGACGGAACTCATATTTCTCATGCTTTCGGGGCTGTCGCTGCTGGCCAGCATGCTTGTTCCCGAGGGCTTTCCCGTGGACCCCGCATGGGTCGCCATCGTGCTGTGCGGCGTGCCCATCGTCAAGGAGGCCGTGGTCGGACTGGTCACGGCCTTCGACGTCAAGGCCGACGTGCTGGTGGCCACGGCCCTTGTCGCCTCCGTGATCATCGGCGAAGACTTTGCCGCCGGCGAGGTGGCCTTCATCATGCAGCTCGGCTCGCTGCTCGAAGAAGTGACCACGGCGCGCGCCCGGGCGGGCATTGAAAAGCTGATCCGCCTCAGTCCGCAGACCGCGCGCCTTCTCAAGGACGGGCGGGAAATCATGACTCCGGCAAAAGACGTGCGCGAAGGCGACGCGCTGCGCGTACTGCCCGGAGAAACCGTGCCTGCCGACGGCGTGATCCTGCGCGGTCAGAGTTCCGTGGATCAGGCGCTGCTCACCGGCGAATCCCTGCCCGTGGACAAGGCGGAAGGCGACGAAGTGTACAGCGGCACCGTGAACCGCTACGGCTCCTTCGACATGAAGGCCACCCGCAGCGGCACGGACGGCTCCATTCAGCGCATGATACGGCTGGTGCAGTCCGCGGACGCCGGCAAGGCGAAGGTGGTGCGCCTGGCCGACCGCTGGGCCACCTGGATAGTGGCGGGCGCATTCTCCGCCGCGCTCGCCACATGGCTTGTTACCGGGGAAATCATTCGCGCGGTCACCATTCTCGTGGTGTTCTGCCCCTGTTCGCTGGTGCTTGCCACGCCCACGGCCATTGTGGCGGCCATAGGCAACCTCACGCGGCACGGCATGCTCGTGCGGCAGGGCGACGCGCTGGAACGCCTGGCCGACGCCGAGATCTGCGCCTTCGACAAGACCGGCACGCTCACGCTCGGCGAACCGCGGGTGCGCGCGGCGTGCAGCCTGCGCCCCGACCTCTCGGACCGGGAACTCCACCGGCTCTGCGCCGGAGCGGAACGTCGTTCGGAACATCCGCTCGGTCGCGCCGTGGTGCAGGGCTTCGGCGAAGAGGAGCAGATTCCCGACGGCGAAAATTTTCAGATGATTCCGGGCCGCGGCGTGCGCTGCACCGTGGAAGGGCGACGCGTGGCCGCGGGAAGCGCCGCCTTTCTCGCCGCCGAGGGCGCAGTCCCGACCGAAGAGGATGTTGCCCGGGCCTCGGAGTTTGTGAACGAAGGCTGCACCGTCGTGTGGATTGCCGCGGACGGCCGCCCTGCCGGATTCATCGCCCTTTCCGACATGCCCCGCGCCGAGGCCGCGCAAACCGTGCGCGCCCTCAAAGATGCCGGGGTGAGACCGGTGCTTCTCACCGGCGATCACGCAGGCGCCGCGCGTCACACGGCCCGGGAGCTCGGCATTGAGGACTGGCACGCCGAATGCCTGCCCGAAGACAAGATGCGCTTCATGGACGAACACGCCCGCGTGTGCATGATCGGCGACGGCGTCAACGACGCTCCGGCGCTGAAAAAGGCGCATGTGGGCATGGCCATGGGCGGCATGGGCAGCGACATTGCCGTGGACGCCGCCGACATCGTGCTCGTGCGCGACGGCATAGGCGAAGTGCCGCACGCCTTTCTGCTCTCCCGGCGCATGATGAAGGCCATACGCTTCAACCTGACCTTTTCCATGGCGCTGAACTTTGCGGCCATCGTGCTGGCCGCTGTCGGGGCGCTCAATCCCGTCACCGGAGCGCTTGTCCACAACGCGGGCTCCGTGGCCGTGGTGCTTCACTCCGCCCTGCTGCTGCGCTGGGAGAAAAAGAGCGTCTGA
- a CDS encoding metal-sensing transcriptional repressor, whose product MRQCMDSENLHRRLKKIIGQVQAIDRMIDEDIPCEDVLAQINAAKSALHKAGQVVLEGHIRHCVRDGIEHGDADQTIASFTKAVERFANMN is encoded by the coding sequence ATGAGACAGTGCATGGATTCCGAAAACCTGCACCGCAGGTTGAAAAAAATCATCGGTCAGGTGCAGGCCATCGACCGCATGATAGACGAAGACATTCCCTGCGAGGACGTGCTCGCCCAGATCAACGCCGCCAAATCCGCCCTGCACAAGGCCGGACAGGTGGTGCTCGAAGGCCACATACGCCACTGCGTGCGCGACGGCATAGAACACGGCGACGCCGACCAGACCATAGCCAGCTTCACCAAGGCCGTGGAACGCTTCGCCAACATGAACTGA